Proteins encoded together in one Astatotilapia calliptera chromosome 7, fAstCal1.2, whole genome shotgun sequence window:
- the ankrd27 gene encoding ankyrin repeat domain-containing protein 27 isoform X2, giving the protein MAVYDENILKNPFYLALEKQRPDLCSQVAELHGIVLVPCCGSLTLSSYSDSHFDSYVLQPVEDGYKTADGKEVRIQDRQVLLGSGFPALVSIPILFEETFYNDREQSYSILCVSRPMEVDPSLSEVSTPSSYSLRSLEDVREFLGRHAQKMDKHIQSFCQAFREQERKGLRHHIDSVNGLYTKCLQCLLRDSHLKLLAKQELQMTLLKQAVEMYVHHGIHELIFNFVGTLEASQDAAFNKTTRSLQELQQKELGVKPEFSINLSRAKRELSQLNQQTSPLLKLLCLRRVALTATQTPRRTVSIEAVSADDLLSVVLYLLVKTEIPNWMANLSYIRNFCFSHSSKDELSYCLSTFEAAVEYINLGKLQNSGSGELSDKALFKERMSLLTQGVATPINCLFEHIANGNEEEVERLLSDGEADEDVKMCHPLCSCDLCDLQLSGRLNDPSIVTPFSRDDRGYTPLHVAAHCGQSQLIDILVHKGAQVNATDYHALTPLHLACQRGYQGVTLLLLHYKANTEAQDNNGNTPLHLACMYGHEDCVKALVYYDVQTCRLDLVNDKGDTALHMASRWGYEGIIQVLLENGASTHILNKNKESPLQCALNSKILMQLQSTQNSRKRCGSGVDSPSRSPLASDCSSRRSSVSSTSSLGSEVKPEGERVRHREVEKLLRAVADADVEMVRYLLEWMDEEEEDQGEVRSEAPLCHPLCQCPNCAPTQKLSVQQAGTLGVNSCNVDGFTPLHVAALHGHLPLATLLIRHGANVNARTNQSATPLHLACQNSHIPVVRFLLECNAKLNKKDHYGNTPLIHACLRGNLDTATILLQSNALVNVANLQGNTALHEAVRGGHLALVELLLRGGTSPGIRNKRQRTPLDCAYELGGKNTEILRALQKASGLSPDDEPIKLLSVPKGALAHSFVQRLRLQDNSNSRKQKLAQSISRMQQMRKGSSGSPPRCSPNLSQVNPDRWRLRRGETVAVSSPTGSLKERRLARSHTLDTGVHTPERTHALTVADPTDVACAPELPDGAESLSTDASSCSTGSETSPSTPSTTSSQVDSSADVPLANILSAQSDPESQTDRDLHADSSDGRPRPGEEAEGLPSEHRDEDSTPYPLNLPSPTQSERVEESNANQQPEPSAQ; this is encoded by the exons ATGGCTGTATATGATGAGAACATCCTGAAGAATCCTTTCTACCTGGCCTTGGAGAAGCAGAGACCCGACCTTTGCAGCCAAGTGGCAGAGCTCCACGGCATC GTTCTGGTGCCGTGCTGTGGAAGTTTGACCCTCAGCAGCTACTCGGACTCTCACTTCGACAGCTATGTGCTGCAGCCCGTGGAGGACGGTTATAAGACTGCGGACGGGAAG GAGGTCCGGATCCAGGACAGGCAGGTCCTGCTGGGATCCGGGTTCCCGGCTCTAGTGTCGATCCCCATCCTGTTCGAGGAGACCTTCTACAACGACCGGGAGCAAAGCTACAGCATCCTGTGCGTCTCCAGGCCCATGGAGGTGGACCCGAGCCTGTCCGAGGTCAGCACGCCGTCTTCTTACAGCCTGAGGAGCCTGGAGGACGTCAGGGAGTTCCTGGGCCGCCACGCCCAGAAGATGGACAAGCACATCCAGAGCTTCTGTCAGGCCTTCAGGGAGCAGGAGAGGAAGGGACTCCGGCACCACATA gaCTCGGTGAACGGTCTTTACACTAAGTGTCTTCAGTGTCTGCTGAGAGACTCTCACCTG AAACTTCTGGCAAAGCAGGAGCTTCAGATGACGCTCCTCAAACAGGCTGTGGAG ATGTACGTTCATCATGGTATCCATGAATTAATCTTTAACTTTGTGGGAACGCTTGAGGCCAGCCAG GACGCTGCCTTCAACAAAACCACCAGGAGTCtgcaggagctgcagcagaaagagcTGGGAGTCAAACCCGAGTTCAG CATAAACTTGTCTCGGGCTAAAAGAGAGCTGAGCCAGCTCAACCAGCAGACGTCCCCCCTCCTCAAACTGCTCTGCCTGCGTAGAGTCGCGCTGACCGCCACCCAGACCCCGAGACGCACCG TGAGCATAGAAGCCGTGAGCGCCGACGACCTGCTGTCTGTCGTCCTCTATCTGTTGGTGAAGACGGAAATCCCCAACTG GATGGCCAACCTGAGCTACATCAGGAACTTCTGCTTCAGCCACTCGAGTAAAGATGAGCTCAGCTACTGTCTGAGCACCTTCGAGGCGGCGGTGGAGTACATCAACCTGGGGAAGCTGCAGAACTCt GGCTCTGGTGAGCTCAGCGACAAGGCGCTGTTCAAGGAGAGGATGAGTCTGCTGACTCAGGGTGTAGCCACGCCCATTAATTGTCTGTTTGAG CACATAGCAAATGGAAATGAAGAGGAGGTTGAACGCCTGCTGAGTGATGGAGAGGCCGATGAAGATGTGAAGATGTGTCATCCTCTCTGCTCCTGTGACCTCTGTGACCTCCAGCTGTCCGG GCGGCTCAACGACCCGTCCATCGTCACGCCGTTCTCCAGAGATGACCGGGGTTACACTCCTCTGCATGTCGCTGCTCACTGCG gtcAGTCCCAGCTGATCGACATACTGGTGCATAAAGGAGCTCAGGTGAACGCCACAGACTACCACGCCCTCACACCGCTGCACCTGGCGTGTCAGCGTGGATACCAGGGAGTAACG ctgctgctgctgcactacAAGGCCAACACGGAGGCTCAGGACAACAACGGCAACACGCCGCTGCACCTCGCCTGCATGTACGGACACGAGGAC tgtgtgaagGCCTTGGTGTACTACGATGTCCAAACGTGCCGTCTGGACCTGGTGAACGACAAAGGCGACACGGCGCTGCACATGGCGTCGCGCTGGGGCTACGAGGGCATCATCCAGGTGCTCCTGGAGAACGGAGCGAGCACCCACATCCTCAACAAGAACAAGGAGTCGCCGCTGCAGTGCGCCCTGAACTCCAAG ATCCTCATGCAGCTGCAGTCCACTCAGAACAGCCGGAAGCGCTGCGGCAGCGGCGTCGAC tctCCCAGCCGCTCGCCTCTGGCCTCAGACTGCAGCAGCCGCCGCTCCTCCGtctccagcacctcctccctGGGCTCGGAGGTCAAACCAGAGGGAGAACGGGTCCGGCACAGAGAG gtggagaaGCTGCTGCGAGCCGTGGCAGACGCTGACGTGGAGATG GTGCGTTACCTGTTGgagtggatggatgaggaagaggaggatcaGGGAGAAGTACGGTCGGAGGCTCCGCTTTGCCACCCTCTGTGTCAGTGCCCAAACTGCGCCCCCACTCAGAAG CTATCGGTGCAGCAGGCGGGAACTCTCGGCGTAAACAGCTGCAACGTCGACGGTTTCACGCCTCTCCACGTCGCCGCCCTCCACGGACACTTGCCGCTGGCCACCCTGCTGATCCGCCACGGGGCCAACGTGAACGCCCGCACCAACCAGAGCGCCACGCCACTTCACCTGGCTTGCCAGAACAGCCACATCCCG GTGGTGAGGTTTCTGCTGGAGTGCAACGCCAAGCTGAATAAAAAGGATCACTATGGCAACACGCCGCTGATCCACGCCTGCCTGCGTGGAAATCTGGACACAGCCACCATCCTGTTACAG agTAATGCGTTGGTGAACGTGGCGAACCTTCAGGGGAACACGGCGCTCCATGAGGCAGTGCGGGGCGGGCATCTGGCGCTGGTGGAGCTGTTGCTGAGGGGCGGAACCTCTCCTGGCATCAGGAACAAGAGGCAGAGGACGCCGCTGGACTGCGCCTACGAGCTGGGCGGAAAG AACACTGAAATCCTGCGAGCTCTGCAGAAAGCATCTGGACTCTCCCCTGATGATGAACCGATCAAACTCCTCTCCGTCCCCAAAGGAGCTCTGG CTCATTCCTTCGTGCAGCGTCTGAGGCTGCAGGATAACTCCAACAGCAGGAAGCAGAAGCTGGCTCAGTCCATCAGCAG GATGCAGCAGATGAGGAAGGGTTCTTCAGGTTCTCCACCCAGGTGTTCTCCAAACCTCAGCCAG GTGAATCCGGACAGGTGGAGGCTGAGGCGAGGAGAGACGGTGGCGGTCAGCAGCCCCACAGGAAGCCTCAAAGAGCGGCGCCTGGCTCGCTCTCACACCCTCGACACCGGAGTGCACACGCCGGAGCGAACGCACGCGCTGACCGTGGCTGACCCAACAGACGTCGCGTGCGCTCCTGAACTACCCGACGGCGCCGAATCGCTCTCCACCGACGCCTCCAGCTGCAGCACGGGCAGCGAGACCTCGCCGTCCACACCGTCAACTACATCATCGCAGGTCGACAGCTCGGCCGACGTCCCGCTCGCAAACATCCTGTCTGCTCAGTCTGACCCCGAAAGCCAGACCGACCGAGATTTACACGCAGACTCTTCTGACGGCCGCCCTCGGCCTGGCGAGGAAGCTGAAGGCTTACCGTCAGAGCACAGGGATGAAGACTCCACCCCTTATCCCCTTAACCTGCCCTCCCCGACCCAGAGCGAAAGAGTCGAAGAGAGCAACGCCAATCAGCAGCCAGAACCCAGCGCACAGTGA
- the ankrd27 gene encoding ankyrin repeat domain-containing protein 27 isoform X1: MAVYDENILKNPFYLALEKQRPDLCSQVAELHGIVLVPCCGSLTLSSYSDSHFDSYVLQPVEDGYKTADGKEVRIQDRQVLLGSGFPALVSIPILFEETFYNDREQSYSILCVSRPMEVDPSLSEVSTPSSYSLRSLEDVREFLGRHAQKMDKHIQSFCQAFREQERKGLRHHIDSVNGLYTKCLQCLLRDSHLKLLAKQELQMTLLKQAVEMYVHHGIHELIFNFVGTLEASQDAAFNKTTRSLQELQQKELGVKPEFSINLSRAKRELSQLNQQTSPLLKLLCLRRVALTATQTPRRTVSIEAVSADDLLSVVLYLLVKTEIPNWMANLSYIRNFCFSHSSKDELSYCLSTFEAAVEYINLGKLQNSGSGELSDKALFKERMSLLTQGVATPINCLFEHIANGNEEEVERLLSDGEADEDVKMCHPLCSCDLCDLQLSGRLNDPSIVTPFSRDDRGYTPLHVAAHCGQSQLIDILVHKGAQVNATDYHALTPLHLACQRGYQGVTLLLLHYKANTEAQDNNGNTPLHLACMYGHEDCVKALVYYDVQTCRLDLVNDKGDTALHMASRWGYEGIIQVLLENGASTHILNKNKESPLQCALNSKILMQLQSTQNSRKRCGSGVDVSLICTHACIGQISNITSPSRSPLASDCSSRRSSVSSTSSLGSEVKPEGERVRHREVEKLLRAVADADVEMVRYLLEWMDEEEEDQGEVRSEAPLCHPLCQCPNCAPTQKLSVQQAGTLGVNSCNVDGFTPLHVAALHGHLPLATLLIRHGANVNARTNQSATPLHLACQNSHIPVVRFLLECNAKLNKKDHYGNTPLIHACLRGNLDTATILLQSNALVNVANLQGNTALHEAVRGGHLALVELLLRGGTSPGIRNKRQRTPLDCAYELGGKNTEILRALQKASGLSPDDEPIKLLSVPKGALAHSFVQRLRLQDNSNSRKQKLAQSISRMQQMRKGSSGSPPRCSPNLSQVNPDRWRLRRGETVAVSSPTGSLKERRLARSHTLDTGVHTPERTHALTVADPTDVACAPELPDGAESLSTDASSCSTGSETSPSTPSTTSSQVDSSADVPLANILSAQSDPESQTDRDLHADSSDGRPRPGEEAEGLPSEHRDEDSTPYPLNLPSPTQSERVEESNANQQPEPSAQ; the protein is encoded by the exons ATGGCTGTATATGATGAGAACATCCTGAAGAATCCTTTCTACCTGGCCTTGGAGAAGCAGAGACCCGACCTTTGCAGCCAAGTGGCAGAGCTCCACGGCATC GTTCTGGTGCCGTGCTGTGGAAGTTTGACCCTCAGCAGCTACTCGGACTCTCACTTCGACAGCTATGTGCTGCAGCCCGTGGAGGACGGTTATAAGACTGCGGACGGGAAG GAGGTCCGGATCCAGGACAGGCAGGTCCTGCTGGGATCCGGGTTCCCGGCTCTAGTGTCGATCCCCATCCTGTTCGAGGAGACCTTCTACAACGACCGGGAGCAAAGCTACAGCATCCTGTGCGTCTCCAGGCCCATGGAGGTGGACCCGAGCCTGTCCGAGGTCAGCACGCCGTCTTCTTACAGCCTGAGGAGCCTGGAGGACGTCAGGGAGTTCCTGGGCCGCCACGCCCAGAAGATGGACAAGCACATCCAGAGCTTCTGTCAGGCCTTCAGGGAGCAGGAGAGGAAGGGACTCCGGCACCACATA gaCTCGGTGAACGGTCTTTACACTAAGTGTCTTCAGTGTCTGCTGAGAGACTCTCACCTG AAACTTCTGGCAAAGCAGGAGCTTCAGATGACGCTCCTCAAACAGGCTGTGGAG ATGTACGTTCATCATGGTATCCATGAATTAATCTTTAACTTTGTGGGAACGCTTGAGGCCAGCCAG GACGCTGCCTTCAACAAAACCACCAGGAGTCtgcaggagctgcagcagaaagagcTGGGAGTCAAACCCGAGTTCAG CATAAACTTGTCTCGGGCTAAAAGAGAGCTGAGCCAGCTCAACCAGCAGACGTCCCCCCTCCTCAAACTGCTCTGCCTGCGTAGAGTCGCGCTGACCGCCACCCAGACCCCGAGACGCACCG TGAGCATAGAAGCCGTGAGCGCCGACGACCTGCTGTCTGTCGTCCTCTATCTGTTGGTGAAGACGGAAATCCCCAACTG GATGGCCAACCTGAGCTACATCAGGAACTTCTGCTTCAGCCACTCGAGTAAAGATGAGCTCAGCTACTGTCTGAGCACCTTCGAGGCGGCGGTGGAGTACATCAACCTGGGGAAGCTGCAGAACTCt GGCTCTGGTGAGCTCAGCGACAAGGCGCTGTTCAAGGAGAGGATGAGTCTGCTGACTCAGGGTGTAGCCACGCCCATTAATTGTCTGTTTGAG CACATAGCAAATGGAAATGAAGAGGAGGTTGAACGCCTGCTGAGTGATGGAGAGGCCGATGAAGATGTGAAGATGTGTCATCCTCTCTGCTCCTGTGACCTCTGTGACCTCCAGCTGTCCGG GCGGCTCAACGACCCGTCCATCGTCACGCCGTTCTCCAGAGATGACCGGGGTTACACTCCTCTGCATGTCGCTGCTCACTGCG gtcAGTCCCAGCTGATCGACATACTGGTGCATAAAGGAGCTCAGGTGAACGCCACAGACTACCACGCCCTCACACCGCTGCACCTGGCGTGTCAGCGTGGATACCAGGGAGTAACG ctgctgctgctgcactacAAGGCCAACACGGAGGCTCAGGACAACAACGGCAACACGCCGCTGCACCTCGCCTGCATGTACGGACACGAGGAC tgtgtgaagGCCTTGGTGTACTACGATGTCCAAACGTGCCGTCTGGACCTGGTGAACGACAAAGGCGACACGGCGCTGCACATGGCGTCGCGCTGGGGCTACGAGGGCATCATCCAGGTGCTCCTGGAGAACGGAGCGAGCACCCACATCCTCAACAAGAACAAGGAGTCGCCGCTGCAGTGCGCCCTGAACTCCAAG ATCCTCATGCAGCTGCAGTCCACTCAGAACAGCCGGAAGCGCTGCGGCAGCGGCGTCGACGTGAGTCTCATCTGCACTCACGCTTGCATCGGACAGATCTCCAACATCACA tctCCCAGCCGCTCGCCTCTGGCCTCAGACTGCAGCAGCCGCCGCTCCTCCGtctccagcacctcctccctGGGCTCGGAGGTCAAACCAGAGGGAGAACGGGTCCGGCACAGAGAG gtggagaaGCTGCTGCGAGCCGTGGCAGACGCTGACGTGGAGATG GTGCGTTACCTGTTGgagtggatggatgaggaagaggaggatcaGGGAGAAGTACGGTCGGAGGCTCCGCTTTGCCACCCTCTGTGTCAGTGCCCAAACTGCGCCCCCACTCAGAAG CTATCGGTGCAGCAGGCGGGAACTCTCGGCGTAAACAGCTGCAACGTCGACGGTTTCACGCCTCTCCACGTCGCCGCCCTCCACGGACACTTGCCGCTGGCCACCCTGCTGATCCGCCACGGGGCCAACGTGAACGCCCGCACCAACCAGAGCGCCACGCCACTTCACCTGGCTTGCCAGAACAGCCACATCCCG GTGGTGAGGTTTCTGCTGGAGTGCAACGCCAAGCTGAATAAAAAGGATCACTATGGCAACACGCCGCTGATCCACGCCTGCCTGCGTGGAAATCTGGACACAGCCACCATCCTGTTACAG agTAATGCGTTGGTGAACGTGGCGAACCTTCAGGGGAACACGGCGCTCCATGAGGCAGTGCGGGGCGGGCATCTGGCGCTGGTGGAGCTGTTGCTGAGGGGCGGAACCTCTCCTGGCATCAGGAACAAGAGGCAGAGGACGCCGCTGGACTGCGCCTACGAGCTGGGCGGAAAG AACACTGAAATCCTGCGAGCTCTGCAGAAAGCATCTGGACTCTCCCCTGATGATGAACCGATCAAACTCCTCTCCGTCCCCAAAGGAGCTCTGG CTCATTCCTTCGTGCAGCGTCTGAGGCTGCAGGATAACTCCAACAGCAGGAAGCAGAAGCTGGCTCAGTCCATCAGCAG GATGCAGCAGATGAGGAAGGGTTCTTCAGGTTCTCCACCCAGGTGTTCTCCAAACCTCAGCCAG GTGAATCCGGACAGGTGGAGGCTGAGGCGAGGAGAGACGGTGGCGGTCAGCAGCCCCACAGGAAGCCTCAAAGAGCGGCGCCTGGCTCGCTCTCACACCCTCGACACCGGAGTGCACACGCCGGAGCGAACGCACGCGCTGACCGTGGCTGACCCAACAGACGTCGCGTGCGCTCCTGAACTACCCGACGGCGCCGAATCGCTCTCCACCGACGCCTCCAGCTGCAGCACGGGCAGCGAGACCTCGCCGTCCACACCGTCAACTACATCATCGCAGGTCGACAGCTCGGCCGACGTCCCGCTCGCAAACATCCTGTCTGCTCAGTCTGACCCCGAAAGCCAGACCGACCGAGATTTACACGCAGACTCTTCTGACGGCCGCCCTCGGCCTGGCGAGGAAGCTGAAGGCTTACCGTCAGAGCACAGGGATGAAGACTCCACCCCTTATCCCCTTAACCTGCCCTCCCCGACCCAGAGCGAAAGAGTCGAAGAGAGCAACGCCAATCAGCAGCCAGAACCCAGCGCACAGTGA
- the LOC113025057 gene encoding mixed lineage kinase domain-like protein isoform X1 codes for MCCISCYKLSSLSLQLIMDTLEPIWSTFSGIYTLAENVKANKKRCQRISVRVKALEDVMKSITEFSPEVKKAVEELILTLESTQRLIEKYTAANLVERILKSGSHGEEFDTVSERLNDAYQALCLALQSEQSKMLYEVFRQRETEDEMDGKEDDTEMTKLLMDYMKEQQEKTNTILRQLDKVVQMLNKPSFSSVAVRQIKPDELKYQHPKKPFKTTASCELYKGEYQGFPVAIKRYLDPMNTSARDVKSIFNKEVDTMKQFESPNILRMFGICIQDENGPKPQFFIIMEYCEKGSLRQVLDSDLTLTWIRKAHMCLDAVRGLYRLHNTEEKWRVHGSINSSKFLVTKDYTVKLGGFRLSKTETSLKRQTEDRAVRSLCYHCPEKFHDASFSYCKEWEMYSFGIILWEIVTCKNPFEGFSDEKIYQKVYEEKYQEPLPDDCPAELGQLINECRAYDCFQRPSAGVLLDKLRSVVTQLEEQQD; via the exons ATGTGTTGCATTTCCTGTTATAAactgtcctctctgtctcttcagCTCATCATGGACACTTTAGAGCCCATCTGGTCCACCTTCTCAGGGATTTACACCCTGGCTGAAAACGTGAAGGCCAACAAAAAGCGCTGCCAGCGGATTTCGGTCCGAGTCAAAGCCCTCGAGGATGTGATGAAGTCCATCACAGAGTTCTCTCCAGAGGTAAAGAAAGCCGTCGAGGAGCTGATCCTAACTCTGGAGTCAACACAGAGGCTAATTGAAAAATACACGGCAGCCAACTTGGTGGAGCGCATCCTGAAATCGGGCAGCCACGGAGAAGAGTTTGATACGGTGAGCGAGCGGCTCAACGATGCTTACCAGGCCCTGTGTCTAGCTCTGCAATCAGAACAGAGCAAGATGCTGTACGAGGTGtttagacagagagagacagaagacGAAATGGACGGGAAGGAGGACGACACGGAGATGACCAAAT TGCTGATGGACTACATGAAAGAGCAGCAGGAGAAAACCAACACCATACTGAGACAGCTGGACAaagtggtgcagatgt TGAATAAGCCCAGTTTCAGCAGCGTGGCTGTGCGACAGATTAAACCAGATGAACTGAAGTATCAACATCCCAAAAAGCCCTTCAAGACAACAGCGAGCTGCGAGCTCTACAAAGGAGAATATCAGGGATTCCCAGTGGCCATCAAGAGATACCTCGACCCCATGAACACCAGTGCACG AGACGTGAAGTCTATTTTCAACAAGGAAGTCGACACCATGAAGCAGTTTGAGTCGCCCAACATCCTGCGAATGTTTGGAATCTGCATCCAGGATGAGAACG GACCCAAGCCTCAGTTCTTCATCATCATGGAGTACTGTGAGAAAGGAAGTCTTCGCCAGGTTCTGGACTCTGACCTCACTCTGACCTGGATCAGGAAAGCTCACATGTGTTTGGATGCAGTACGAGGACTCTATCG ACTGCACAACACAGAGGAAAAATGGAGGGTTCACGGGTCCATCAACAGCAGCAAGTTCCTGGTGACTAAAGACTACACCGTCAAG CTGGGAGGTTTCAGGCTGTCGAAAACAGAGACGTCTCTGAAAAGGCAGACGGAGGACAGAGCCGTGAGGTCGCTGTGCTACCACTGTCCCGAGAAGTTCCACGACGCCAGCTTCAGCTACTGCAAAGAGTGGGAGATGTACAG TTTTGGAATCATCCTGTGGGAAATTGTAACCTGTAAGAATCCTTTTGAAG GTTTTTCAGATGAAAAAATTTATCAGAAGGTGTATGAAGAGAAGTATCAAGAGCCGCTTCCTGATGACTGTCCTGCAGAACTGGGACAGCTGATCAACGAGTGCCGGGCCTACGACTGCTTCCAGAGGCCATCAGCTGGAG TGCTGCTGGATAAACTGCGCAGTGTGGTGACACAACTGGAGGAACAACAAGACTGA
- the LOC113025057 gene encoding mixed lineage kinase domain-like protein isoform X2 translates to MDTLEPIWSTFSGIYTLAENVKANKKRCQRISVRVKALEDVMKSITEFSPEVKKAVEELILTLESTQRLIEKYTAANLVERILKSGSHGEEFDTVSERLNDAYQALCLALQSEQSKMLYEVFRQRETEDEMDGKEDDTEMTKLLMDYMKEQQEKTNTILRQLDKVVQMLNKPSFSSVAVRQIKPDELKYQHPKKPFKTTASCELYKGEYQGFPVAIKRYLDPMNTSARDVKSIFNKEVDTMKQFESPNILRMFGICIQDENGPKPQFFIIMEYCEKGSLRQVLDSDLTLTWIRKAHMCLDAVRGLYRLHNTEEKWRVHGSINSSKFLVTKDYTVKLGGFRLSKTETSLKRQTEDRAVRSLCYHCPEKFHDASFSYCKEWEMYSFGIILWEIVTCKNPFEGFSDEKIYQKVYEEKYQEPLPDDCPAELGQLINECRAYDCFQRPSAGVLLDKLRSVVTQLEEQQD, encoded by the exons ATGGACACTTTAGAGCCCATCTGGTCCACCTTCTCAGGGATTTACACCCTGGCTGAAAACGTGAAGGCCAACAAAAAGCGCTGCCAGCGGATTTCGGTCCGAGTCAAAGCCCTCGAGGATGTGATGAAGTCCATCACAGAGTTCTCTCCAGAGGTAAAGAAAGCCGTCGAGGAGCTGATCCTAACTCTGGAGTCAACACAGAGGCTAATTGAAAAATACACGGCAGCCAACTTGGTGGAGCGCATCCTGAAATCGGGCAGCCACGGAGAAGAGTTTGATACGGTGAGCGAGCGGCTCAACGATGCTTACCAGGCCCTGTGTCTAGCTCTGCAATCAGAACAGAGCAAGATGCTGTACGAGGTGtttagacagagagagacagaagacGAAATGGACGGGAAGGAGGACGACACGGAGATGACCAAAT TGCTGATGGACTACATGAAAGAGCAGCAGGAGAAAACCAACACCATACTGAGACAGCTGGACAaagtggtgcagatgt TGAATAAGCCCAGTTTCAGCAGCGTGGCTGTGCGACAGATTAAACCAGATGAACTGAAGTATCAACATCCCAAAAAGCCCTTCAAGACAACAGCGAGCTGCGAGCTCTACAAAGGAGAATATCAGGGATTCCCAGTGGCCATCAAGAGATACCTCGACCCCATGAACACCAGTGCACG AGACGTGAAGTCTATTTTCAACAAGGAAGTCGACACCATGAAGCAGTTTGAGTCGCCCAACATCCTGCGAATGTTTGGAATCTGCATCCAGGATGAGAACG GACCCAAGCCTCAGTTCTTCATCATCATGGAGTACTGTGAGAAAGGAAGTCTTCGCCAGGTTCTGGACTCTGACCTCACTCTGACCTGGATCAGGAAAGCTCACATGTGTTTGGATGCAGTACGAGGACTCTATCG ACTGCACAACACAGAGGAAAAATGGAGGGTTCACGGGTCCATCAACAGCAGCAAGTTCCTGGTGACTAAAGACTACACCGTCAAG CTGGGAGGTTTCAGGCTGTCGAAAACAGAGACGTCTCTGAAAAGGCAGACGGAGGACAGAGCCGTGAGGTCGCTGTGCTACCACTGTCCCGAGAAGTTCCACGACGCCAGCTTCAGCTACTGCAAAGAGTGGGAGATGTACAG TTTTGGAATCATCCTGTGGGAAATTGTAACCTGTAAGAATCCTTTTGAAG GTTTTTCAGATGAAAAAATTTATCAGAAGGTGTATGAAGAGAAGTATCAAGAGCCGCTTCCTGATGACTGTCCTGCAGAACTGGGACAGCTGATCAACGAGTGCCGGGCCTACGACTGCTTCCAGAGGCCATCAGCTGGAG TGCTGCTGGATAAACTGCGCAGTGTGGTGACACAACTGGAGGAACAACAAGACTGA